A genomic region of Bradyrhizobium sp. ORS 278 contains the following coding sequences:
- a CDS encoding NAD(P)(+) transhydrogenase (Re/Si-specific) subunit beta, with protein MNANLSALLYLVAGVLFILSLRGLSSPATSRQGNLFGMIGMAIAVVTTLASHPPADVWAWILVILGVAIGGGIGAVIARRVPMTAMPELVAAFHSLVGMAAVLVAAGAFFAPEAFDIGTPGNIHPQSLVEMSLGVAIGALTFTGSVIAFLKLSARMSGAPIILPARHLINIGLAVALVFFVVRLVLTGGGFDFLMVTVLALALGVLMIIPIGGADMPVVISMLNSYSGWAAAGIGFTLGNSALIITGALVGSSGAILSYIMCHAMNRSFISVILGGFGGETAAAGGATGEQKPAKLGSADDAAFIMKNASKVIIVPGYGMAVAQAQHALREMADTLKKEGVEVKYAIHPVAGRMPGHMNVLLAEANVPYDEVFELEDINSEFAQADVAFVIGANDVTNPAAEEDKSSPIYGMPVLQVWKAGTVMFIKRSLASGYAGIDNPLFYRDNTMMLLGDAKKMTENIVKGM; from the coding sequence ATGAACGCCAATCTGTCGGCACTCCTTTATCTCGTGGCGGGTGTGCTGTTCATCCTGTCGCTGCGCGGGCTGTCGAGCCCGGCCACCAGCCGTCAGGGCAATCTGTTCGGCATGATCGGCATGGCGATCGCCGTCGTGACCACGCTCGCCAGTCATCCGCCGGCCGATGTGTGGGCCTGGATCCTGGTGATCCTCGGCGTCGCGATCGGCGGCGGCATCGGCGCGGTCATCGCCCGCCGGGTGCCGATGACGGCAATGCCCGAACTGGTCGCCGCCTTCCACTCGCTGGTCGGCATGGCCGCGGTGCTGGTCGCCGCCGGCGCCTTCTTCGCGCCGGAAGCGTTCGACATCGGCACGCCCGGCAACATCCATCCGCAGAGCCTGGTCGAAATGTCGCTCGGCGTCGCGATCGGCGCGCTGACCTTCACCGGCTCAGTCATTGCCTTCCTCAAGCTGTCCGCGCGCATGAGCGGCGCCCCGATCATCCTGCCGGCGCGCCACCTCATCAACATCGGCCTCGCCGTCGCGCTGGTGTTCTTCGTCGTGCGCTTGGTGCTGACCGGCGGCGGCTTCGACTTCCTGATGGTCACGGTGCTGGCGCTGGCGCTCGGCGTGCTGATGATCATTCCGATCGGCGGCGCCGACATGCCGGTCGTGATCTCGATGCTGAACTCCTATTCGGGCTGGGCGGCCGCCGGCATCGGCTTCACGCTGGGCAATTCGGCCCTGATCATCACCGGCGCGCTGGTCGGCTCCTCCGGCGCGATCCTGTCCTACATCATGTGCCACGCGATGAACCGGTCCTTCATCTCGGTCATCCTCGGCGGCTTCGGCGGCGAGACGGCCGCAGCCGGCGGCGCAACCGGCGAGCAGAAGCCGGCCAAGCTCGGCTCGGCTGACGACGCCGCCTTCATCATGAAGAACGCCTCCAAGGTCATCATCGTCCCCGGCTACGGCATGGCGGTGGCCCAGGCCCAGCACGCGCTGCGCGAGATGGCCGACACCTTGAAGAAGGAAGGCGTCGAGGTGAAGTACGCGATTCACCCGGTCGCCGGACGCATGCCCGGCCACATGAACGTGCTGCTCGCCGAAGCCAACGTGCCCTATGACGAGGTGTTCGAGCTCGAGGACATCAACTCCGAGTTCGCCCAGGCCGACGTCGCGTTCGTGATCGGCGCCAACGACGTCACCAACCCGGCGGCGGAAGAGGACAAGTCCTCGCCGATCTACGGCATGCCCGTGCTGCAGGTCTGGAAGGCCGGCACCGTGATGTTCATCAAGCGCTCGCTCGCGTCGGGCTACGCCGGCATCGACAATCCGCTGTTCTACCGCGACAACACGATGATGCTGCTCGGCGACGCCAAGAAGATGACCGAGAATATCGTGAAGGGCATGTAA
- a CDS encoding 5-(carboxyamino)imidazole ribonucleotide synthase encodes MTGSNRVKLKPGDTIGILGGGQLGRMLALAAARLGLRCQVFSPDPDSPAFDVVLNATCAEYADVEALELFANDVDVVTYEFENVPSAAALVLAARRPVLPSRSALETTQDRLTEKDFVTSLGIHTANYADVSSVGTLREAILRIGLPAVLKTRRFGYDGKGQVKIRQGDDLERIWAELGTKSAILEAFVPFEREISVVAARAADGQVECFDVTENEHRDHILKVSRAPASIPDALADEARDIASRIATALDYVGVLAVEMFVVTAGPKPGVVVNEIAPRVHNSGHWTLDGASISQFEQHIRAIAGWPLGKPVRHGHVTMTNLIGDEIDSYEQWLTVPGATVHLYGKGAPRPGRKMGHVTQVSPLPPRMG; translated from the coding sequence GTGACCGGCTCCAATCGGGTGAAGCTCAAGCCCGGGGACACCATCGGCATTCTCGGCGGCGGCCAGCTCGGCCGCATGCTGGCGTTGGCGGCCGCGCGGCTCGGACTGCGTTGCCAGGTGTTCTCGCCCGACCCTGACTCGCCGGCCTTTGACGTGGTCCTGAACGCCACCTGCGCCGAATATGCGGACGTCGAGGCGCTGGAATTGTTCGCGAACGACGTCGACGTCGTCACCTACGAGTTCGAAAACGTCCCGTCGGCGGCGGCGCTGGTCCTGGCCGCACGACGTCCCGTGCTGCCCAGCCGCTCCGCGCTGGAGACCACCCAGGACCGACTGACGGAAAAGGATTTCGTCACCTCGCTGGGCATCCACACCGCCAATTACGCCGACGTCTCGTCGGTCGGCACATTGCGAGAGGCCATCCTGCGCATCGGCCTGCCGGCCGTGCTGAAAACCCGCCGCTTCGGCTACGACGGCAAGGGTCAGGTCAAGATCCGCCAGGGCGACGACCTCGAACGGATCTGGGCCGAGCTCGGCACCAAATCCGCCATCCTCGAGGCCTTCGTGCCCTTCGAGCGCGAGATCTCCGTAGTGGCTGCGCGTGCCGCCGATGGCCAGGTCGAATGCTTCGACGTCACCGAGAACGAGCATCGCGATCACATTCTCAAGGTGTCGCGGGCACCCGCTTCCATTCCGGACGCGCTCGCTGACGAGGCCCGGGACATCGCCAGCCGGATCGCGACGGCACTGGACTATGTGGGGGTCCTCGCGGTGGAGATGTTCGTCGTGACCGCTGGGCCTAAACCCGGCGTGGTTGTCAACGAGATTGCGCCACGGGTGCACAATTCCGGCCATTGGACGCTCGACGGCGCGTCCATCTCGCAGTTCGAACAGCACATCCGGGCGATCGCTGGCTGGCCTCTCGGCAAACCAGTGCGCCATGGCCATGTCACGATGACCAATCTGATCGGCGATGAGATCGACAGCTATGAGCAGTGGCTGACCGTTCCCGGAGCGACCGTTCACCTCTATGGCAAGGGCGCCCCCCGCCCGGGCCGCAAGATGGGCCATGTGACGCAGGTCTCGCCGCTCCCGCCCCGGATGGGCTGA
- a CDS encoding alpha/beta hydrolase, with protein sequence MTALKWLLIVLVAIYATVIAVLFVRQRAMLFPIPPVGRTAPAAAGFQQAEEHVLTSADGEKVIAWHVPPQPGRKVVLYFPGNGDFLAGVVSRFKALTSDGTGLVALSYRGYAGSTGSPSETGLLQDAAAAYAFTRDRYEPQRIVVWGFSLGSGVATAIAAEHPIDRLILEAPYTSTVDVASDMLKVVPVSLLMRDRFHSDQRIAKVHVPLLIMHGAKDPGISIRFGERLFALAHDPKRFVRFPDGGHNDLDLFGATDTAKGFINAP encoded by the coding sequence ATCACCGCGTTGAAATGGCTCCTGATTGTCCTGGTGGCGATCTACGCCACCGTGATCGCGGTGCTGTTCGTGCGTCAGCGCGCGATGCTGTTTCCGATCCCGCCGGTCGGCCGCACCGCGCCCGCGGCCGCCGGTTTTCAGCAAGCTGAAGAGCATGTGCTGACCTCCGCCGATGGCGAGAAGGTCATCGCCTGGCACGTGCCGCCGCAGCCCGGCCGCAAGGTGGTGCTGTATTTCCCGGGTAATGGCGACTTCCTCGCAGGCGTCGTGTCGCGCTTCAAGGCGCTCACATCCGACGGCACCGGCCTCGTCGCACTGTCCTATCGCGGCTATGCGGGCTCCACCGGCAGTCCGAGCGAGACGGGGCTGCTTCAGGATGCCGCAGCCGCCTACGCTTTCACGCGCGACCGCTATGAGCCACAACGCATCGTCGTCTGGGGCTTCTCTCTGGGCAGCGGTGTGGCCACGGCAATCGCCGCGGAGCATCCGATCGACAGGCTCATCCTCGAGGCGCCCTACACGTCCACCGTCGATGTCGCGTCCGACATGCTGAAGGTGGTTCCGGTCAGTCTGCTGATGCGCGACCGCTTCCACTCCGATCAGCGCATCGCCAAGGTCCACGTGCCGTTGTTGATCATGCACGGCGCCAAGGATCCGGGGATTTCGATCCGCTTCGGGGAACGATTGTTCGCGCTTGCGCATGACCCCAAGCGCTTCGTACGGTTTCCCGACGGCGGTCACAACGATCTGGATCTTTTTGGTGCGACAGACACTGCCAAAGGTTTCATCAACGCCCCCTAG
- the purE gene encoding 5-(carboxyamino)imidazole ribonucleotide mutase — protein MTAPIAIIMGSQSDWDTMRHAAETLGALGVSYDARIVSAHRTPDRLYAFAKGAKAAGFQVVIAGAGGAAHLPGMTASLTELPVFGVPVESKALSGVDSLYSIVQMPAGIPVGTLAIGKSGAINAALLAASVLALSDPALAERLSAWRQSQTNAIAERPEGAA, from the coding sequence ATGACCGCCCCGATCGCCATCATCATGGGAAGCCAGTCGGACTGGGATACCATGCGCCATGCCGCCGAAACACTCGGCGCGCTGGGCGTGAGCTATGACGCCCGCATCGTCTCGGCCCACCGCACGCCGGACCGGCTGTATGCTTTCGCGAAAGGAGCCAAGGCGGCCGGATTCCAGGTCGTGATTGCCGGCGCCGGCGGCGCAGCCCACCTTCCCGGCATGACGGCGTCCCTGACCGAGCTGCCCGTGTTCGGCGTTCCCGTCGAGTCCAAGGCGCTGTCCGGGGTCGATTCGCTGTATTCGATTGTTCAGATGCCCGCCGGCATTCCGGTCGGCACGCTCGCCATCGGGAAGTCCGGCGCGATCAATGCGGCCCTGCTGGCGGCAAGCGTCCTGGCGCTGTCGGACCCGGCGCTGGCCGAGCGTCTCTCCGCCTGGCGGCAGTCGCAGACCAACGCCATCGCCGAACGTCCGGAGGGCGCGGCGTGA
- a CDS encoding YdcH family protein, giving the protein MAIQAHLVELERKHKVLESELHEALLHPSTDDLRIAELKRRKLMVKDEIERLRQVTTETLH; this is encoded by the coding sequence ATGGCCATTCAGGCGCATCTCGTTGAACTGGAGCGTAAGCATAAAGTTCTTGAAAGCGAATTGCATGAAGCTCTCCTACACCCATCGACTGACGATCTGCGCATCGCCGAGCTGAAACGACGGAAGTTGATGGTCAAGGATGAGATCGAGCGCTTGAGACAGGTCACCACCGAAACACTTCACTGA
- a CDS encoding NAD(P)/FAD-dependent oxidoreductase → MDRVDCVVIGAGVVGLAIARQLAGAGREVIVLEAAEDIGTGTSSRNSEVIHAGIYYKAGSLMARFCVTGKRMLYRYCDEHGVPYRNCGKLIVATSPAETEKLQGIRAHAEANGVEGMRLLTGSEARTLEPALACEAALLSPSTGILDSHAFMLSLRGEIEDAGGALAFHTPLLRAKATGDGIELEAGGEQPMMLSCRLLVNAAGLSAPAVARGIDGMPPQLVPTAYLAKGNYFSCSAKAPFSRLIYPVPEPGGLGVHLTLDMAGQARFGPDVEWIDTIDYTVDPARAERFYPAIRKYWPTLPDGALMPSYSGIRPKIVPPAVASQDFVVQGPRDHGVDGLINLFGIESPGLTSSLAIAAHVGELSGI, encoded by the coding sequence ATGGATAGAGTGGATTGCGTCGTCATCGGCGCCGGAGTCGTGGGGCTCGCGATCGCCCGCCAATTGGCTGGAGCGGGCCGTGAAGTCATCGTCCTCGAGGCCGCCGAGGACATCGGCACGGGGACATCGTCTCGCAATAGCGAAGTGATCCATGCCGGCATCTACTACAAGGCCGGGAGCCTGATGGCCCGCTTCTGCGTGACCGGCAAGCGGATGCTCTACCGCTACTGCGACGAGCATGGCGTTCCCTATCGCAATTGCGGCAAGCTCATCGTTGCGACCAGCCCGGCGGAGACCGAGAAGCTGCAGGGCATCCGAGCGCATGCCGAGGCGAACGGCGTCGAAGGCATGCGGCTCCTGACCGGTTCCGAGGCGCGGACGTTGGAGCCCGCCCTCGCCTGCGAAGCCGCGTTGCTGTCGCCCTCCACCGGGATCCTCGACAGCCACGCCTTCATGCTGTCGCTGCGCGGCGAGATCGAGGATGCGGGCGGCGCCTTGGCTTTCCACACCCCGCTGCTGCGCGCCAAGGCGACCGGGGACGGAATCGAGCTCGAAGCCGGCGGCGAGCAGCCGATGATGTTGTCATGTCGGCTGCTGGTCAACGCCGCGGGCCTGAGCGCGCCGGCGGTGGCACGAGGGATCGACGGGATGCCGCCGCAGCTGGTGCCAACGGCCTATCTCGCCAAGGGCAATTATTTCAGCTGCAGCGCCAAGGCTCCCTTCAGCCGTCTGATCTATCCGGTGCCGGAACCCGGCGGACTCGGCGTCCACCTCACGCTCGACATGGCGGGCCAGGCCCGCTTCGGCCCTGACGTCGAGTGGATCGATACGATCGACTACACCGTCGATCCCGCTCGTGCGGAACGCTTCTACCCAGCGATCCGAAAATATTGGCCGACGCTACCCGACGGCGCGCTGATGCCGAGCTATTCGGGGATCAGGCCGAAGATCGTCCCTCCCGCGGTGGCGTCGCAGGACTTCGTCGTTCAGGGACCGCGCGATCACGGTGTAGACGGACTCATCAATCTGTTCGGAATCGAATCGCCTGGACTGACGTCATCGCTTGCGATCGCCGCCCATGTCGGCGAACTCAGCGGTATCTGA
- a CDS encoding YdcH family protein: MADQDERELQAELARLQQEHRDLDAAIDALHQSPAPDLLRLQRLKKRKLLLRDRIAFIEDQITPDIIA, translated from the coding sequence ATGGCTGACCAAGACGAGCGCGAACTGCAGGCTGAACTCGCACGCCTGCAGCAGGAGCACCGCGATCTCGACGCGGCGATTGACGCTTTGCATCAATCGCCCGCTCCGGATTTGTTGCGGCTGCAACGGTTGAAGAAGCGGAAGCTTCTGCTACGCGATCGGATCGCTTTCATCGAAGACCAGATCACGCCTGACATCATCGCCTGA
- a CDS encoding GGDEF domain-containing protein, with protein sequence MTTAGPAGKRGTRYRPRASRPGRAPKSEAVPPGARQTIRRLKAELAAARLRIEELTATAERDFLLDIFNRRGFARELHRSIAFIKRYDATGALVVLDVDRLKPINDTFGHAAGDEVLKAVARVLSEEVRSSDVIGRLGGDEFGVLLWHLSETDARIKAAALEEAIDMLSFTFGDQTVRAGASAGVALLDKRVNPVRALEEADRAMYIRKAQRRRESRG encoded by the coding sequence ATGACGACGGCGGGACCAGCCGGAAAGCGCGGAACCCGCTACCGTCCAAGAGCATCGAGGCCCGGGCGGGCGCCGAAATCGGAGGCGGTCCCCCCAGGCGCGCGACAGACGATCCGGCGTCTCAAGGCCGAGCTGGCAGCAGCCCGGCTCCGGATCGAGGAGTTGACCGCCACGGCTGAGCGCGATTTCCTGCTCGACATCTTCAACCGGCGTGGCTTTGCCCGCGAGCTGCACCGCTCGATCGCGTTCATCAAACGCTACGATGCCACCGGCGCGCTGGTCGTGCTCGATGTCGATCGGCTGAAGCCGATCAACGATACGTTCGGCCATGCCGCCGGCGACGAGGTCCTCAAGGCCGTGGCGCGCGTCCTCAGTGAGGAGGTTCGTTCCTCCGACGTCATCGGGCGGCTCGGCGGCGACGAGTTCGGCGTGCTGCTATGGCATCTCAGCGAGACCGACGCGCGCATCAAGGCGGCGGCGCTGGAGGAGGCCATCGACATGTTGAGCTTCACTTTCGGCGACCAGACGGTCAGGGCAGGCGCATCGGCGGGCGTGGCCTTGCTGGACAAGCGCGTCAATCCGGTGCGCGCGCTCGAGGAGGCCGATCGCGCGATGTACATCCGCAAGGCGCAGCGCAGGCGCGAGAGCCGTGGTTGA
- a CDS encoding cupin domain-containing protein, which yields MLSAQSDVQVDTPEVRVTEWRLAPGSATGRHVHGMDYVIVPVTAGEMTIVAPSGERSKAQLAVGKSYFRKAGVEHDVLNETGSEIVFLEVELKP from the coding sequence ATGCTCAGCGCCCAGTCCGACGTCCAGGTCGATACGCCCGAGGTTCGTGTCACTGAATGGAGGTTGGCACCGGGCAGCGCGACCGGCCGGCACGTCCACGGAATGGACTATGTGATCGTACCCGTGACCGCCGGGGAGATGACGATCGTGGCGCCATCGGGCGAGCGCTCGAAGGCGCAGCTCGCGGTCGGGAAATCCTATTTCCGCAAAGCCGGCGTCGAACACGATGTGCTGAACGAGACCGGTTCCGAGATCGTTTTCCTCGAAGTCGAGCTGAAGCCCTAA
- the rpsU gene encoding 30S ribosomal protein S21 — protein MQVLVRDNNVDQALKALKKKMQREGIFREMKLRGHYEKPSEKKAREKAEAVRRARKLARKKLQREGLLPMKPKPVFGAGPGGDRGAGRGPGAGARPGAPR, from the coding sequence GTGCAGGTTCTCGTTCGCGATAACAATGTCGATCAAGCCCTCAAGGCGCTCAAGAAGAAGATGCAGCGCGAGGGCATTTTCCGCGAGATGAAGCTCCGCGGCCATTACGAGAAGCCCTCTGAGAAGAAAGCCCGCGAGAAGGCCGAAGCCGTGCGCCGTGCGCGCAAGCTGGCCCGCAAGAAGCTGCAGCGTGAAGGCCTGCTGCCGATGAAGCCGAAGCCGGTGTTCGGCGCTGGCCCCGGCGGTGATCGTGGCGCTGGCCGCGGTCCGGGCGCAGGCGCCCGCCCCGGCGCACCGCGCTGA
- a CDS encoding calcium:proton antiporter produces MSVKGPTPATSVIFPGLAVALVVGVTALHYDFTPSAAGLVFAAVLLIVLFGTVFAAVHHAEVIAHEIGEPFGTLLLTLAVTVIEVALIATIMLGDKAAPALARDTVFAVVMIVCNGLVGLCVFIGGLRYREQDVLVSGANLYLSVLFTMATITLVLPNYTLTSPGPVYSAAQLAFVSVVTILLYAVFLYTQTTRHRDYFVGESAGFADDDVRLPRGKLLLSIGLLLVALLAVVLLAKKFSLVVDAGVAATGSPPAVAGVLVALLILLPESVAAISAARANDLQKSINLALGSSLATIGLTIPAVAVTAYALDKQLVLGLDAQGMVLLVLTFVLSMLTFGTGRTNILFGLVHMVVFAIFLFLLFVP; encoded by the coding sequence ATGAGCGTGAAGGGTCCCACGCCAGCAACCTCGGTCATCTTCCCCGGCCTTGCCGTCGCGCTGGTCGTCGGCGTCACGGCATTACACTACGATTTTACGCCCTCGGCCGCCGGGCTGGTCTTCGCCGCGGTGCTGCTGATCGTCCTGTTCGGGACGGTGTTCGCGGCGGTGCATCACGCCGAGGTGATCGCGCACGAAATCGGCGAGCCGTTCGGCACGCTGCTCCTGACCCTGGCGGTGACGGTCATCGAGGTGGCGCTGATCGCCACGATCATGCTCGGCGACAAGGCCGCGCCGGCACTGGCACGCGATACGGTGTTTGCCGTCGTCATGATCGTCTGCAACGGCCTGGTCGGCCTCTGCGTCTTCATCGGCGGCCTGCGCTACCGCGAGCAGGACGTGCTGGTGTCCGGCGCAAATCTGTATCTCAGCGTATTGTTCACGATGGCGACCATCACGCTGGTGCTGCCGAACTATACGCTGACCTCGCCGGGGCCGGTGTATTCGGCGGCGCAGCTCGCTTTCGTCAGCGTGGTGACGATCCTGCTCTATGCCGTGTTCCTGTACACGCAGACGACACGGCACCGGGATTACTTCGTCGGCGAATCCGCCGGTTTTGCCGACGACGATGTCAGGCTTCCGCGGGGAAAGCTCCTGCTCAGCATCGGGCTGCTGCTGGTCGCGCTGCTCGCCGTCGTGCTGCTGGCGAAGAAGTTCTCGCTGGTCGTGGACGCCGGCGTCGCGGCGACCGGCTCACCGCCCGCAGTCGCCGGCGTGCTGGTAGCGCTGCTGATCCTGCTTCCCGAAAGCGTCGCCGCGATCTCCGCGGCGCGCGCCAACGACCTGCAGAAGAGCATCAACCTGGCGCTCGGCTCCTCGCTGGCCACCATCGGTCTGACCATTCCCGCAGTGGCGGTGACAGCCTATGCGCTCGACAAGCAATTGGTGCTCGGGCTCGACGCCCAGGGTATGGTGCTTCTGGTCCTGACCTTCGTTTTGAGCATGCTGACCTTCGGCACCGGCAGAACCAATATCCTGTTCGGGCTGGTGCACATGGTCGTGTTCGCGATATTCCTCTTCCTGCTCTTCGTGCCCTGA
- a CDS encoding proton-translocating transhydrogenase family protein has product MEHVVQAVDPFVFRLSIFVLAVFVGYFVVWSVTPALHTPLMSVTNAISSVIVVGALLAVGVSMVSSGSGLARAFGFIALIFACVNIFGGFLVTQRMLAMYKKKSK; this is encoded by the coding sequence ATGGAACATGTTGTCCAAGCCGTCGATCCCTTCGTTTTCCGGCTGTCGATCTTCGTCCTCGCCGTCTTCGTCGGCTACTTCGTGGTTTGGTCGGTGACCCCGGCGCTGCACACGCCGCTGATGTCGGTGACCAACGCGATCTCCTCCGTCATCGTTGTCGGCGCGCTGCTCGCGGTCGGCGTATCCATGGTGTCGAGCGGCAGTGGTCTGGCGCGGGCGTTCGGCTTCATCGCGCTGATCTTCGCCTGCGTGAACATCTTCGGAGGCTTCCTCGTCACCCAGCGCATGCTGGCGATGTACAAGAAGAAGTCCAAATAA
- a CDS encoding sodium:proton antiporter — translation MTWPFALPFAGLLLSIALGPLLFAGFWHHHYGKIAAAWALVTLAALSWQAGLGAALASFVHALLAEYLSFIVLLFALYTVAGGILVTGDIRGTPTTNTSILALGTFIASVVGTTGAAMILVRPLIRANLGRPHNVHVLVFFIILAANVGGALSPLGDPPLFVGFLRGVDFFWTTRNIWLQTAIVAGLLLVIFAAIDGWRFRQEKPALRASRTTEPVRVRGLVNVVLIAAIVTNTLVSANWKPGIAFDIVGTHLELQNLVRDAVLLVIAGLSLWLTPDEHREANGFSWEPIREVAKLFAAIFTAIVPVIAMLNAGHDGSFGWLLNAVTTPAGAPREVAYFWFTGLMSAFLDNAPTYLLFFELAGGDPKVLMSDLSGTLAAISMGAVYMGALTYIGNAPNFMVAAIANERGIQMPSFFGYMGRAAVVLLPLFLLLTLLPIHPLLSPH, via the coding sequence ATGACCTGGCCGTTCGCTCTGCCATTTGCCGGGCTGCTGCTGTCGATCGCGCTCGGGCCGCTGTTGTTCGCCGGCTTCTGGCATCATCATTACGGCAAGATCGCTGCGGCATGGGCCCTGGTGACGCTGGCGGCGCTGAGCTGGCAGGCTGGGCTCGGGGCTGCGCTGGCGTCCTTCGTCCATGCGCTGCTCGCCGAATATCTCAGCTTCATCGTGCTGCTGTTCGCGCTCTACACGGTGGCCGGCGGCATCCTGGTGACGGGCGACATCAGGGGCACGCCCACGACCAACACCTCCATCCTCGCGCTGGGCACCTTCATCGCGAGCGTCGTCGGCACGACCGGTGCGGCCATGATCCTGGTGCGCCCGCTGATCCGCGCCAATCTGGGCCGGCCGCACAATGTGCACGTGCTGGTGTTCTTCATCATCCTCGCCGCCAATGTCGGCGGCGCGCTCAGCCCGCTCGGCGATCCGCCGCTGTTCGTCGGCTTCCTGCGCGGCGTCGATTTCTTCTGGACCACGCGCAACATCTGGCTGCAGACCGCCATCGTCGCTGGATTGCTGCTCGTGATCTTTGCCGCGATCGACGGGTGGCGCTTTCGTCAGGAAAAGCCGGCGCTGCGGGCATCCCGCACGACTGAGCCGGTGCGCGTTCGCGGCCTGGTCAACGTCGTGCTGATCGCGGCCATTGTCACCAACACGCTGGTGTCCGCCAACTGGAAGCCGGGCATTGCCTTCGACATCGTCGGCACGCATCTCGAGCTGCAGAACCTGGTTCGCGACGCCGTCCTGCTCGTCATTGCCGGCCTGTCGCTCTGGCTCACGCCGGACGAACACCGCGAGGCGAACGGGTTCAGCTGGGAGCCGATCCGCGAGGTCGCAAAACTGTTCGCGGCAATCTTCACGGCGATCGTCCCGGTCATCGCCATGTTGAATGCCGGTCACGACGGCTCGTTCGGCTGGCTGCTGAACGCGGTGACCACACCAGCAGGCGCGCCGCGCGAGGTCGCCTATTTCTGGTTCACGGGGCTGATGTCCGCCTTCCTCGACAATGCACCGACCTATCTTTTGTTCTTTGAACTCGCGGGGGGCGACCCCAAGGTGCTGATGAGCGATCTCTCGGGCACGCTGGCGGCGATCTCGATGGGCGCGGTCTACATGGGGGCGCTGACCTATATCGGCAATGCGCCGAACTTCATGGTAGCGGCCATTGCCAATGAGCGCGGCATCCAGATGCCCAGCTTCTTCGGCTACATGGGTCGGGCGGCCGTGGTCCTGCTTCCGTTGTTCCTGCTGCTGACGCTCCTGCCGATCCATCCGCTGCTCAGCCCGCATTGA